In a genomic window of Candidatus Methylomirabilota bacterium:
- a CDS encoding DegT/DnrJ/EryC1/StrS family aminotransferase, translated as MIPFIDLTRQHAAIRADLLAAAARVLDSARFILGGEGEALERELAGLAGVRHAIGVASGTDALRLALTAVGVGPGDEVITPAFSFVASASTIVMVGATPVFVDIDPETYALDAGAVERAITRRTRAIIPVHLYGHPAPIDRIAALARTHGLALVEDAAQAIGATHGGRPVGGWGDAACLSFYPTKNLGACGDAGMLLTDRDDLADHVRRLRHHGDTGRYQHVELGYCSRLDEVQAAILRVKLRRLDAWTDARRRLAARYRERLAGLPLGLPAEDPRARHIYHLFTVRHPQRDALAKVLADLGVGTVVHYPRAVPEQPLFAEDAERRWPQAWRAAREVLSLPCYPEMTDDEADGVVAAVRAAVDRV; from the coding sequence GTGATTCCGTTCATCGATCTCACCCGCCAGCACGCCGCCATCCGGGCCGACCTCCTGGCCGCCGCGGCCCGCGTCCTGGACTCGGCGCGGTTCATCCTGGGGGGGGAAGGCGAGGCGCTCGAGCGCGAGCTGGCGGGGCTGGCCGGCGTGCGCCACGCCATCGGCGTGGCCTCGGGGACCGACGCGCTCCGGCTGGCGCTGACGGCGGTCGGCGTCGGCCCCGGCGATGAGGTCATCACGCCCGCGTTCTCCTTCGTCGCCTCGGCCTCGACGATCGTCATGGTCGGCGCCACGCCCGTCTTCGTCGACATCGATCCCGAGACGTACGCACTGGACGCCGGCGCCGTGGAGCGCGCCATCACCCGCCGCACGCGCGCGATCATTCCCGTGCACCTCTACGGTCACCCGGCGCCTATCGATCGGATCGCGGCGCTGGCCCGCACCCACGGGCTCGCGCTGGTCGAAGACGCCGCCCAGGCCATCGGGGCCACCCACGGCGGCCGCCCCGTCGGCGGCTGGGGCGACGCCGCCTGCCTGTCGTTCTATCCGACCAAGAACCTCGGCGCCTGCGGCGACGCCGGCATGCTACTCACGGATCGTGACGACCTGGCCGACCACGTGCGCCGCTTGCGCCACCACGGCGACACCGGCCGCTATCAGCACGTCGAGCTGGGCTACTGCAGCCGGCTCGACGAGGTGCAGGCGGCGATCCTGCGCGTGAAGCTGCGGCGGCTGGACGCGTGGACGGACGCGCGCCGACGCCTGGCCGCGCGCTACCGCGAACGGCTGGCCGGGCTGCCGCTGGGCCTGCCGGCGGAGGATCCGCGGGCGCGCCACATCTACCATCTGTTCACGGTTCGCCACCCGCAGCGCGACGCGCTGGCCAAGGTGCTGGCCGACCTCGGCGTCGGCACGGTGGTGCACTATCCCCGCGCGGTCCCCGAGCAACCGCTGTTTGCCGAAGACGCCGAGCGACGGTGGCCGCAGGCGTGGCGGGCGGCGCGCGAGGTGCTCTCGCTGCCCTGCTACCCCGAGATGACCGACGACGAGGCCGACGGCGTCGTCGCCGCCGTCCGCGCCGCCGTCGACCGGGTATGA